One window from the genome of Pseudanabaena yagii GIHE-NHR1 encodes:
- a CDS encoding Uma2 family endonuclease, producing the protein MTITATKPITIDEFLQLPETKPASEFIHGQITQKPMPQGEHSLLQGTLCETINQIAKSQKIAKAFPELRCVFGGLAIVPDIAVFRWERIPLLPSGRIANRFEIHPDWVIEILSPDQKYKQVLGKLLHCAEYGTELGWLLDAEDESILVVDSDRRVREFANSDRLPVLNGIDLALTVEQVFNWLSL; encoded by the coding sequence ATGACTATTACAGCAACTAAACCCATAACGATAGATGAGTTTTTGCAACTGCCAGAGACGAAACCTGCCTCTGAATTTATTCATGGACAAATCACCCAGAAGCCGATGCCCCAAGGAGAACATAGTCTATTACAAGGTACACTCTGCGAAACTATTAATCAAATCGCTAAGTCTCAGAAAATTGCCAAAGCCTTTCCAGAACTGCGCTGTGTTTTTGGTGGGTTAGCGATCGTTCCAGATATAGCTGTATTTCGTTGGGAGAGAATTCCCCTTCTACCATCAGGTCGCATCGCTAATCGTTTTGAAATTCATCCTGACTGGGTAATTGAAATTCTATCTCCAGATCAAAAATATAAACAAGTTTTAGGTAAACTTTTACACTGTGCGGAATATGGTACTGAGCTAGGTTGGTTACTTGATGCTGAGGATGAGAGCATTTTGGTAGTGGATAGCGATCGTCGCGTTAGAGAATTTGCCAATAGTGATCGCTTGCCAGTTCTAAACGGAATTGATTTAGCTCTAACCGTTGAACAAGTCTTTAACTGGCTGAGTCTTTAG
- a CDS encoding ABC transporter ATP-binding protein: MQKVSATSELLTTNAAIAAEQVSYQTKFRTLLTNISVAIAQGSKTALIGATGSGKTTFLRLLNRLTDPSVGTIFLNGQNIQEIPIQTLRRRVMLIPQEPSLLGMNVTEALSYPLKLQNLPQSEIDMRSQKWIDKLQIDRKLLNRTELELSLGQRQWMAIARALIMEPEVLLLDEPTSALDRGLSYLLLDTLTDLTQLPQPVTVVMINHQLDLVQPWCDRLVCLHKGELVQDAEAGQVNWQSIDDLLKRDVVSDANEEWD, from the coding sequence ATGCAAAAGGTTTCAGCAACATCTGAGTTACTCACCACTAATGCAGCGATCGCTGCCGAGCAGGTCAGCTATCAAACTAAATTTCGCACACTTTTGACGAATATTTCAGTAGCGATCGCGCAGGGTAGCAAAACTGCGCTAATTGGCGCAACAGGTTCTGGGAAAACGACATTCTTACGCTTACTCAATCGTTTAACTGATCCTTCCGTTGGCACTATTTTCTTGAATGGTCAAAATATTCAAGAAATTCCTATTCAAACCCTGCGGCGACGGGTGATGCTGATACCGCAGGAACCGAGCTTGCTAGGGATGAATGTAACTGAAGCGCTAAGCTATCCTCTTAAGCTCCAAAATTTGCCCCAGAGCGAAATTGATATGCGATCGCAAAAATGGATTGATAAGCTGCAAATCGATCGCAAGTTACTCAATCGCACTGAGCTAGAGCTATCCCTCGGTCAAAGACAATGGATGGCGATCGCGAGAGCCTTAATCATGGAACCCGAAGTTCTATTGCTCGATGAACCAACCTCGGCATTAGATCGGGGTTTATCGTATTTGTTGTTAGATACCTTAACCGATCTAACGCAATTACCCCAGCCTGTAACTGTTGTAATGATTAACCATCAACTCGATCTAGTGCAACCTTGGTGCGATCGCCTTGTTTGTTTACACAAGGGTGAACTAGTTCAAGATGCAGAAGCAGGACAGGTTAACTGGCAAAGTATCGATGACTTGTTAAAGCGTGATGTCGTCTCAGACGCAAATGAAGAATGGGATTAA
- a CDS encoding Rqc2 family fibronectin-binding protein, which yields MQPADLTTLVALTHELNTACVPARLEQVHQSDRHTIHLQLRTLEKKQWLLLSWHPQAARLHLSAPPPRQPDTFTFSQQILHQVAGYALVSVQLTSPWERVVDLQFAKRPDDVVQWHLYLEVMGKYSNAILVNADREIVTAAHQVNSKQSRVRPIQTGDRYELPPALLEAIPSLNESFDAWRDRLILIPKEIKRNLLSNYRGVSSSLVRSLLAIADIHGDKNVVDLTFAEWESLYRAWQIWLTCIDKKQFYPRLEGKGYALTPSPSPKGGEGDKTLTPSPSPAGEGNNILTPLLPPWEKGLGDEGNSLSVNDFCDRYYSQQTEQVAFQQLHQQISQAIQNQLGKLSLKETEFLERLQLSTQADDFKDKADLLMAHLHLWEIGMKEISLPDFHSSELITIPLDPTQNAAQNAQSFYKKHQKQKRAALAIAPLLESVQQEIAYLEQVATAVSLLEQNELSALQEIRAELAQQGYLKVTAEYVARTKGNSKNNKGGKNKSNKGKQDEIPDCHRFMTPNGFEVWVGRNNYQNDLISFRIAGEYDLWLHAQEISGSHVLLRLPAGAIADDQDLQVAANYAAYYSRARQSDQVPVVCTNPKHVFKPKGSKPGMVVYTHEKIIWGKPTSLRIE from the coding sequence ATGCAACCTGCTGACCTGACAACACTTGTGGCTTTGACCCATGAGCTAAATACAGCTTGTGTGCCTGCGAGGTTAGAGCAGGTGCATCAAAGCGATCGCCATACGATCCATTTACAATTACGAACTTTAGAAAAGAAACAATGGCTATTGCTGTCATGGCATCCACAGGCCGCGAGACTCCACCTCAGTGCGCCACCACCAAGACAGCCTGATACTTTTACCTTTAGCCAACAGATTTTGCATCAAGTCGCAGGATATGCCCTTGTCTCTGTGCAGCTAACTAGTCCTTGGGAGCGGGTAGTTGATCTGCAATTTGCTAAACGTCCCGATGATGTAGTGCAGTGGCATCTCTATCTAGAAGTAATGGGCAAATATAGCAATGCGATTCTGGTGAATGCCGATCGCGAAATCGTCACGGCTGCCCACCAAGTAAATAGTAAACAGTCACGAGTCCGTCCAATCCAAACAGGCGATCGCTACGAGTTACCGCCTGCCCTCCTCGAAGCAATTCCTAGCTTAAATGAATCCTTTGACGCATGGCGCGATCGCCTCATTTTGATTCCCAAGGAAATTAAGCGCAACTTACTGAGCAATTATCGCGGTGTGAGTTCGTCGCTAGTGCGATCGCTATTGGCGATCGCGGATATTCATGGCGACAAGAACGTTGTAGATTTAACTTTCGCTGAATGGGAATCTCTCTATCGGGCTTGGCAAATTTGGCTGACCTGCATTGATAAAAAACAGTTCTATCCACGTTTAGAAGGGAAAGGATATGCCCTCACCCCTAGCCCCTCTCCCAAAGGGGGAGAGGGGGACAAGACCCTCACCCCTAGCCCCTCTCCCGCAGGAGAGGGGAATAATATTTTGACTCCCCTTCTCCCCCCTTGGGAGAAGGGGTTGGGGGATGAGGGTAATTCTTTATCCGTGAATGATTTTTGCGATCGCTACTATTCTCAACAAACGGAACAGGTCGCTTTTCAGCAGTTGCACCAGCAGATTAGTCAAGCGATTCAAAATCAGTTAGGCAAGTTAAGTCTTAAGGAAACAGAATTTCTCGAACGGCTGCAACTCTCAACTCAAGCCGATGATTTTAAAGACAAAGCTGATTTGTTAATGGCGCATTTGCACCTCTGGGAAATTGGGATGAAGGAGATTTCCCTTCCTGATTTCCATTCAAGTGAATTAATAACTATTCCCCTCGATCCCACTCAGAATGCGGCACAAAATGCCCAGTCCTTTTACAAAAAACATCAAAAGCAAAAACGGGCTGCCCTTGCGATCGCGCCCTTATTAGAATCTGTGCAACAGGAAATCGCTTATCTAGAGCAGGTTGCCACGGCTGTTAGTTTATTAGAACAGAATGAACTCTCGGCTTTACAGGAAATTCGCGCGGAACTAGCTCAACAGGGCTATCTCAAGGTGACTGCCGAATATGTGGCTCGGACGAAAGGGAATTCTAAAAATAATAAGGGTGGCAAGAATAAAAGTAATAAAGGTAAGCAGGACGAAATTCCTGATTGTCACCGCTTTATGACTCCCAATGGCTTTGAAGTTTGGGTAGGTCGCAATAACTATCAAAATGATTTGATTTCTTTCCGCATTGCAGGGGAATATGACCTCTGGCTCCATGCTCAAGAGATTTCTGGTAGCCATGTGTTGCTACGTTTACCCGCAGGGGCGATCGCCGATGACCAAGATCTCCAAGTTGCTGCTAACTATGCCGCCTATTACAGTCGAGCGCGTCAAAGTGATCAAGTGCCTGTGGTCTGTACTAATCCCAAACATGTATTCAAGCCCAAAGGCTCAAAACCGGGGATGGTGGTCTATACCCATGAAAAGATTATTTGGGGAAAGCCGACTAGTTTAAGAATTGAGTAA